From Fulvivirga lutea:
GTAAAGCAATGTCTAAACAGGCGATAATTTTCATTATCTTTTTTCTTATAGCATCAGTGAATGATGCTATGTCTCAATGTAATTTATTGAGGTCGCAGATTGACGTATCATTTAATACAGATCAGGACTGCGCGCCCGTAACGGTTACCGACTTTACTGTTACCTACTATTTTAATGCACCTCAAAACCCAGCTGACATAGAGATAAGGTTTGAGTGGAATGATCCGGGTAACCAGGTTTCATTCATAAATATTGGTAATGGGCTGATTGCAGGTGGCGGTAACACGGAATTTACAGCGTCTGCACCAGCATTTTCCTACTTTATTAATAATGATTGTGCAATAAGGCCTACTTCATTTTTATACATTAATGGTGTTCTTTGTCCAACTTCAGAAGAATTACAGCTGAGTCCCTTTTGGGGTACAGACGAAGATGGTAATGGAGACGTTACTATCGACCCCATCAACTATGATGTTTGTTACAATAACCCAATAGTGAATGCCGTATTTACTGATAACTCAGAGTTTAATTGTAGAATACAAGTTGAGCCGGATAGACCTAACCAGATCACAAGACATACACAGTTTGTGTATGGTACTAATCATAATCCTGCAGCAACAATATTAAACCTCACACTTGAAGATGGGGGCACACAAGGCTTAACCGATGGTACGGGAAATATTGTAACGCCAGTCACCAGAAGTGGAGTAACAGCCGCTTATTTTGGCCCTATCGTTACTGTACCAACACCAGCACTTGGCCCTGCAGCCGTCACCTTTCCAATGAATGCACCTGCTGATGCTGCCAACTTAATTGGCAACACATTTGAAATAACACTTTACAACTGGAACTTCTGTAATCCTTATAATGGCAATCCACTTGCCCCAAATTATGCAGATGCCATTGCAACGACTGCTTACCTTATAATTGTAGACGCACCTGCGCCTGATTTTTTAACGCGTAGAAATGATGCATCGGGAGCTATAACCACAACATTCTGCCTGGATGAAAATATTTATTTCGATAACGAAACCCCTGGTTTAGGCGGATTGGGATTCACATGGGAATTTTTCGATGATAATACAGGAGCAACCTTACTTTCTACTAGTACAGATATAAACCCTACTTTTTCTTACACCACACCTGGGCAAAAATTGGTGAGATTAACTGCCTCTGATCCAACAGCGCAGGGAAGCTGTGATGAGGTATATGAATTGCTTCTGGATATATCACCTTCTTTGGTGGCAGATATTCAACTAACCGATTTATCCAACAATCCAATAACACCGGAATTCTGCCAGGATGCTACCAATAGCCTGAATTTCGATGTTCGCTTTTCAGACAATTCTACGGGTACTGCTACAGCCAATACCCGATGGCGCTGGGAGTTTTATGATGAAAATAACACTCTGATGTTAGAAGTTCCTGCCGCAGGAGCATTTTCATCCACACAACTGGGGCCTTTCGATCGCAATTTTATTAATCCCGGTGTTTATAGAGCAGTTCTTACTATTCGAGACAATGCCACATCATGTGAAAGTACAGATGAGGAGTTTGTCTATGTATATCCTGCTCCTGAGCCTGATTTTACCGCTACACGTGTCTGTGAAGGTGAGCTTACCAATTTTACAGACAACTCCACTATCGCTGCTATAAATGGGGAGGCTATTGTTTCGTGGGAGTGGGATCTGGATTATGATGGTGTGACCTTCAACAAAGAGGCGACATTTGATAATCAATTGAATTTTGATTATTTGTACCCTGCTGCAGGTACCTATAACGTAGCCTTATTAGTTACATCAGATCAAAATTCATGTGCAGAAATGCTTGTTCAAACAGTAAATGTTGACCCATTACCTGTTGCCAATTTCACTCCAGATGTAACAGAAGGTTGCAGTATATTAACAGTAAACTTTACCAATAATTCTGTGGGCTCACAGCCCGATGTAATTTCACAATATGTATGGGAAATTGATGATGGCAGTGGGTTTGTTACAGATGCAACTCAAGATCCGTCTGACCCTTCATTTAATGCTGTATTTACCAGGAGCTTTACGAATAATACAAATTCCAATATCACTTTTGATGTAAGACTTAGAGCTATTACCGTTAACAATTGCGAAACTGTTAGTGGAGTTCAACAGATTACAGTATTTCCGGCTCCCTTATCAGGTTTTAATTCTATCAATTATTCACCATTTAATGATAACTGCTCTCCACTGGATGTAGACTTTCAAGTGGATGCTTTAACCCAGAGTCAAATGCCGAGTAATTACACCTGGACGATTTCGGATAATAATGGTCAGGTAGATCAGCAAAGTACCGGAATCACACCTTCATTTAATTATGAGTTTGAAAATAATACACAGACTATAAAAGATTACTTTGTTACTCTTGAGTCTTCAATAGGAGGTAGCTGTTCTGGTGATAGTACGATTACAATAAGAGTTAACCCAGTGCCGGTTTCAACTTTTGAGGTTGATACATTAGAAGTAACCTGCGAAATCATGCGCCTCTATGCTGAAGCCAATCAGAAAGGCTTGGCCGATTATGCATGGCAAGTGAGTATAGAGGGGACAATAGTTTTTGCTTCATCTGGTGCGCAGGACAACATTGAATATACTGTTAATAAAACAGGTATGCCATTAGACGTGGAAATTCAATTGGTGGCTACCAATTTTGCAGGTTGTTCAGGTCCGGCCGAAGTTCAGTTGATAACTGTTGAGGAAGAGCAAAATATAGCTGTTGGGTTTGATGTTTCTCCTCTGGTTCAAACGTTGCCCGATGCAACAATATTTTTAACTAATACAACT
This genomic window contains:
- a CDS encoding PKD domain-containing protein, translated to MSKQAIIFIIFFLIASVNDAMSQCNLLRSQIDVSFNTDQDCAPVTVTDFTVTYYFNAPQNPADIEIRFEWNDPGNQVSFINIGNGLIAGGGNTEFTASAPAFSYFINNDCAIRPTSFLYINGVLCPTSEELQLSPFWGTDEDGNGDVTIDPINYDVCYNNPIVNAVFTDNSEFNCRIQVEPDRPNQITRHTQFVYGTNHNPAATILNLTLEDGGTQGLTDGTGNIVTPVTRSGVTAAYFGPIVTVPTPALGPAAVTFPMNAPADAANLIGNTFEITLYNWNFCNPYNGNPLAPNYADAIATTAYLIIVDAPAPDFLTRRNDASGAITTTFCLDENIYFDNETPGLGGLGFTWEFFDDNTGATLLSTSTDINPTFSYTTPGQKLVRLTASDPTAQGSCDEVYELLLDISPSLVADIQLTDLSNNPITPEFCQDATNSLNFDVRFSDNSTGTATANTRWRWEFYDENNTLMLEVPAAGAFSSTQLGPFDRNFINPGVYRAVLTIRDNATSCESTDEEFVYVYPAPEPDFTATRVCEGELTNFTDNSTIAAINGEAIVSWEWDLDYDGVTFNKEATFDNQLNFDYLYPAAGTYNVALLVTSDQNSCAEMLVQTVNVDPLPVANFTPDVTEGCSILTVNFTNNSVGSQPDVISQYVWEIDDGSGFVTDATQDPSDPSFNAVFTRSFTNNTNSNITFDVRLRAITVNNCETVSGVQQITVFPAPLSGFNSINYSPFNDNCSPLDVDFQVDALTQSQMPSNYTWTISDNNGQVDQQSTGITPSFNYEFENNTQTIKDYFVTLESSIGGSCSGDSTITIRVNPVPVSTFEVDTLEVTCEIMRLYAEANQKGLADYAWQVSIEGTIVFASSGAQDNIEYTVNKTGMPLDVEIQLVATNFAGCSGPAEVQLITVEEEQNIAVGFDVSPLVQTLPDATIFLTNTTNVGPWEYLWSFGDGNTSTDPNLSEYTYTQAGTYSVSLTASFGECTVTEIKSITINPIPPIVDFDYNPASGCAPLQVTFTNLSQFALNDSYEWDFGDGTTSNAVNPVHTYFEPGLYSVSLTASNAFNQSSTEVKQDIIEVFETPIAQFNARPTIVFVPDNPVYTNNQSVGANNFFWDFGDGATSTEAEPIHYYQEEGFYDITLIASNSFGCADTLTREGIIEGQMNGRLLVPNAFTPNLNGPNGGDIGTSGVNDVFLPITQGVAEFEMLVFNRWGELLFKTRDKTIGWDGYYNGRLCPQDVYVYKLNLVFENGQKSTRTGDINLIR